A genomic region of Enterococcus sp. 12C11_DIV0727 contains the following coding sequences:
- a CDS encoding Mu transposase C-terminal domain-containing protein, protein MKRSDYEPLSYFNDEQRAAAVDIYKIIKPNIIGEVSLSRISNETTIPLRTLQRWKNGYQKYGLSGLIRSPRSDSGSTKVDTTVQSLIENTRLNYRRISIATIHRKVSAQCNQQSLPVSSYKQVYRIVKSMPNSIIELAHHGVKSYSEKYDLIYIREAEKPNEFWQADHTLLDIEVLDGKMQRRRPWLSVIMDDYSRAIAGYFISFDAPSAIYTALMLHQAIWRKENSEWPICGIPEIFYTDHGSDFTSRHLEQVAMDLKIRLVFSKKGVPRGRGKIERFFLSINQLLLESLPGYTKNRTTEKLLTIQELEKKIEYFLIYDYNHRIHSSTQKTPVNNWNRSGFLPQMPESLEDLDLLLLHVSKSRKVHSDGIRFQGFCYINTNLSAYVGEFVQIRYNPQDLAEVRVFFQNKYPSTAISPELSDVTVDIKDIVAARSKRKQQLKNQVSEIKSVADTLLEEKAKEPAKKNRKDKKSKLKRYFND, encoded by the coding sequence ATGAAACGAAGTGACTATGAACCATTAAGCTATTTTAATGATGAACAACGAGCTGCTGCTGTAGATATCTATAAAATCATTAAACCCAATATTATAGGGGAGGTATCTTTATCACGTATCTCTAATGAAACAACTATTCCGCTAAGAACACTGCAACGCTGGAAAAACGGATATCAAAAGTATGGTTTATCTGGTTTGATTCGAAGTCCTCGATCAGATTCTGGATCTACGAAAGTCGATACTACTGTACAATCGTTGATTGAGAATACGCGATTAAATTATCGACGAATTAGTATTGCTACTATTCATCGGAAAGTCAGTGCGCAATGTAATCAACAAAGCTTACCTGTTTCAAGTTATAAGCAAGTCTATAGAATTGTTAAAAGTATGCCTAATTCAATTATTGAACTAGCTCACCATGGAGTAAAGTCTTATTCAGAAAAATACGACTTGATTTATATTAGAGAAGCAGAGAAACCAAATGAATTTTGGCAAGCAGATCATACATTGCTGGACATTGAAGTATTGGATGGAAAAATGCAACGGCGACGTCCTTGGTTATCGGTGATCATGGATGATTATAGCCGAGCAATAGCTGGGTACTTTATTTCTTTTGATGCACCTTCAGCTATTTATACCGCGTTAATGTTGCACCAAGCAATATGGAGGAAAGAAAATTCTGAATGGCCCATTTGTGGGATACCTGAAATATTTTATACAGATCACGGAAGTGATTTTACTTCCAGGCATTTAGAACAGGTTGCAATGGATTTAAAAATTCGATTAGTATTTTCTAAAAAAGGAGTTCCCAGAGGTAGAGGGAAAATCGAACGTTTTTTCTTAAGTATAAATCAACTATTGTTAGAAAGTTTACCAGGATACACAAAGAATCGAACCACAGAAAAACTGTTAACTATTCAGGAATTAGAGAAGAAAATTGAGTATTTTTTGATTTATGACTATAACCATAGGATTCATTCGAGTACTCAAAAAACACCAGTTAATAATTGGAATAGATCCGGATTCTTACCACAAATGCCTGAAAGTTTAGAAGATTTAGACTTACTACTGTTGCATGTCTCTAAATCTCGAAAAGTTCATTCTGATGGTATCCGATTTCAAGGCTTTTGTTACATAAACACTAATTTGTCAGCCTATGTAGGTGAATTTGTCCAAATTCGTTATAATCCTCAAGATTTGGCTGAAGTAAGAGTATTTTTTCAAAATAAATACCCATCTACAGCCATTTCCCCAGAGCTATCAGATGTGACAGTGGATATTAAAGATATTGTTGCTGCTAGAAGTAAAAGAAAACAACAGCTTAAAAATCAAGTATCAGAAATCAAATCTGTTGCAGATACTCTATTAGAAGAAAAAGCGAAAGAACCTGCCAAAAAGAACAGGAAAGACAAAAAATCCAAATTGAAGAGATATTTTAATGACTAA
- a CDS encoding plantaricin C family lantibiotic, whose protein sequence is MRNEENKETLLSNEQVTWFEEVADQSFDDDVFGACTTNTFSLSDYWGNKGNWCTATHECMGWCK, encoded by the coding sequence ATGCGTAATGAAGAAAACAAAGAAACTTTGCTTAGTAATGAACAAGTTACTTGGTTCGAAGAAGTAGCCGATCAGTCATTCGATGATGACGTTTTTGGTGCTTGTACTACTAATACGTTCTCATTAAGTGATTACTGGGGAAACAAAGGGAATTGGTGTACAGCTACACACGAATGTATGGGTTGGTGTAAATAA
- the lanM gene encoding type 2 lanthipeptide synthetase LanM produces the protein MVVYNKKVYPELEIKDYNEHILPIIHYIEKLNLKKIVELPTIVSYKTEEKYPYYNICMSITSEIWDKVWNNKLDAYIHNSLSFKEAICDDLSQVAFSYMIRGFSEGIKLLQNVDLENSYLFYNDILKTNKMKEFSETYFVTWNRCTNLITNRINSIVDTVNRIQQNRIDIEKKFNINRDLKIVYVEADGDTHNDGSSVSIVYFEDKQKIIYKPRSVSGEDGYTKLIMAINHKLDLNLPMLNVINCGYYGFTSFETSDETQIDMYKAGQLACLMYLLNASDMHYSNILWTHKGPLPIDLETLFHPSRNRTGIPESSNSAYNSLEKSVYGTGVLPISISGKNKNDSVDVGFTGIRDKNSVSPFKTFELINGFNSKIKVVWHKSDPVSEDLINDSEYEKKIYQNCAKVVDGFTNLYLLILKNKDSFIKEVITSFKDSKLRYIHNMTYRYEQILRVLTATEPSKNIDTAHSLLSRIGILSMTSDKNIIKSECNQLWKGDIPYFTINFDSVEIYCNNEIISTVKNSPQSEFMRKMEKISQKDLINQQKIIQLAFVAKLADPHAEGKIKLEELENVNQKVIEKKSNEIKKIAETSKIIKWFSRDLLNSVFDDRYEHLPKTWVGAVAKNGNNGWTPGVLGYDLYSGRIGPALVLSILGDQFSDADAKNISNDIFEKSAQILENKSFELRNVLLSGTGAFSGISGLLWAMYQAGVITKNARWKNVAINSWELLSIDLETVENNFFDMINGKSGAIIMRLQIQDTFQPKQEFIDKCVDLAYKKMNTFDDNMTSGVAHGLGHLLWFFSIINQRMKDDKIKKLITDLDNTIRENYTNKEGLIETYLTEQNEHVSSSWCNGLSGLLIAYYEAYKADALPKKSVISIINQLKSIPISCVPVLCHGSLGVLTSLEYVNESFSEETKILISTLKETFCSPTYIYEYFKEGKGRYTLSPGLMSGKSGALLHLCKLVNSDLKISPLILGL, from the coding sequence ATGGTTGTCTACAATAAAAAAGTTTATCCCGAATTGGAGATAAAAGATTATAATGAACATATCTTACCCATAATTCATTATATTGAAAAATTAAATTTAAAAAAAATAGTTGAGCTACCAACTATAGTAAGTTATAAAACAGAAGAAAAGTATCCATATTACAATATATGTATGTCCATTACTAGCGAAATTTGGGATAAAGTTTGGAATAACAAATTAGACGCCTATATTCACAATTCATTATCTTTCAAAGAAGCTATTTGCGATGATTTATCGCAAGTAGCTTTCTCTTATATGATAAGAGGATTTTCTGAAGGTATAAAATTGTTACAAAATGTCGATTTAGAAAATTCGTATTTATTTTATAATGACATACTAAAAACAAATAAGATGAAAGAATTTTCTGAGACTTATTTTGTTACTTGGAATAGGTGTACTAACTTAATAACAAACAGAATAAACTCTATTGTTGATACTGTCAATAGAATACAGCAAAACAGAATCGATATTGAGAAAAAATTTAATATTAATAGAGATTTAAAAATAGTGTATGTGGAAGCAGATGGTGATACGCATAATGACGGATCATCGGTATCAATTGTTTATTTTGAAGACAAACAAAAAATTATCTATAAACCACGTTCTGTTTCTGGAGAAGATGGATACACCAAATTAATTATGGCTATTAATCATAAACTCGATTTGAATCTACCTATGTTAAACGTGATTAATTGCGGATATTATGGTTTTACCTCCTTTGAAACTAGTGACGAAACTCAGATTGATATGTATAAAGCTGGTCAACTTGCGTGTCTGATGTACTTATTAAATGCGTCGGATATGCATTATAGTAATATCTTATGGACACATAAAGGGCCTTTACCAATAGATCTTGAAACGCTATTCCACCCGTCACGAAACAGAACAGGTATACCGGAATCTAGCAATAGTGCTTATAACTCTTTAGAAAAGTCTGTTTATGGTACTGGAGTACTTCCAATTTCTATTAGCGGTAAAAACAAAAATGATTCAGTTGATGTTGGTTTCACTGGAATTAGAGATAAAAATAGTGTTAGCCCTTTTAAAACTTTTGAATTAATCAACGGATTTAATTCTAAAATTAAAGTTGTATGGCATAAATCAGACCCAGTTTCTGAAGACCTCATAAATGACTCAGAATATGAAAAAAAAATATATCAAAATTGTGCTAAAGTTGTCGATGGTTTTACTAATCTATACTTATTAATACTAAAAAATAAAGATTCTTTTATTAAAGAAGTAATAACCTCTTTTAAAGATTCAAAACTTCGTTATATTCATAACATGACCTATAGATATGAGCAAATATTACGAGTTTTGACAGCAACAGAACCTTCAAAAAATATAGATACAGCCCATTCCTTATTATCTAGAATTGGAATTTTAAGTATGACCAGTGATAAAAATATTATTAAATCAGAATGTAATCAATTGTGGAAGGGAGATATTCCTTATTTTACAATAAATTTTGATAGTGTAGAAATTTATTGTAATAATGAGATTATATCAACAGTTAAAAATAGTCCACAATCTGAGTTCATGCGCAAGATGGAAAAAATATCACAAAAGGATTTGATTAATCAACAAAAAATTATACAATTAGCGTTTGTTGCTAAATTAGCAGATCCTCATGCCGAAGGAAAAATAAAGTTAGAAGAGCTAGAAAATGTCAATCAAAAAGTTATAGAGAAAAAAAGTAATGAAATAAAAAAAATTGCAGAAACTAGTAAAATAATTAAATGGTTTTCTAGAGATTTATTAAATTCAGTATTTGATGATAGATATGAACATTTACCAAAAACTTGGGTAGGTGCGGTAGCTAAGAACGGAAATAATGGATGGACTCCCGGAGTTTTAGGATATGATTTATATAGTGGAAGAATAGGTCCTGCACTAGTGTTATCTATTTTAGGTGATCAGTTTTCTGATGCTGATGCTAAAAATATTTCAAATGATATATTTGAAAAATCTGCTCAAATCCTCGAAAATAAAAGTTTTGAACTAAGGAACGTTTTATTATCAGGTACTGGAGCTTTTTCAGGCATTTCTGGATTACTTTGGGCAATGTATCAAGCAGGTGTTATCACAAAAAATGCACGTTGGAAAAACGTTGCTATTAACTCTTGGGAACTTTTAAGTATAGACTTAGAAACTGTTGAAAATAACTTTTTTGATATGATTAATGGAAAAAGTGGCGCAATTATAATGCGATTACAGATTCAAGACACTTTCCAACCAAAACAAGAATTTATAGATAAATGTGTTGATTTAGCCTATAAAAAAATGAACACATTTGATGATAATATGACTTCTGGAGTTGCACACGGACTAGGACACTTACTATGGTTTTTTTCTATAATTAATCAAAGAATGAAAGATGATAAAATAAAAAAATTAATTACTGATTTGGATAATACTATTAGAGAGAATTACACAAATAAAGAAGGTTTAATTGAAACTTACTTAACCGAACAAAATGAGCATGTGTCCTCTTCATGGTGCAACGGATTATCAGGGTTGCTAATTGCCTACTATGAAGCCTATAAAGCGGATGCATTACCCAAAAAATCAGTAATATCTATTATAAATCAGTTAAAATCTATACCAATTTCATGTGTTCCTGTACTTTGCCATGGTAGTTTGGGTGTTCTCACTTCTTTAGAATATGTTAACGAATCTTTTTCAGAAGAAACAAAAATATTAATAAGCACTTTAAAAGAAACATTCTGTTCCCCGACATATATATATGAATATTTTAAAGAAGGGAAAGGACGATATACACTAAGCCCAGGCTTAATGTCAGGAAAATCAGGGGCATTATTACATTTATGTAAACTAGTAAATAGTGACTTGAAAATATCGCCTTTAATATTAGGTCTATAA
- a CDS encoding AAA family ATPase, producing the protein MTNTNQFIETKEYKRFAEFCDACIKYKYIGVCYGSPGVGKTLSSRHYTNWNTFGKLLDYRLLSQIEESVTDEILVANKLFCTTPAEKATKISGDIRELGYKLSYGKAIYQAKITNSDINSSSIGDLEGVELIIVDEIDRLKVQHLEQLRDIYDQNDLAMTFVGMPGIEKRLSRHPQLYSRIGFSHEFDKLSKDETHHILEYKWSELGIPIKLEDFSDYEAITSIIKITGGNFRLIHRLFAQIDRILEINQLQSITVEVVEAARDSLVLGLR; encoded by the coding sequence ATGACTAATACGAATCAGTTTATCGAAACAAAAGAATATAAACGCTTTGCTGAATTTTGTGATGCATGTATTAAATATAAATACATTGGTGTTTGTTATGGCTCTCCTGGCGTTGGAAAAACGTTATCCTCTCGTCACTATACAAACTGGAATACATTTGGAAAACTGTTAGATTATAGACTACTTTCACAAATAGAAGAGTCTGTAACAGACGAAATCCTAGTAGCAAATAAACTTTTTTGCACAACGCCAGCTGAGAAAGCAACTAAAATAAGTGGAGATATTAGAGAACTAGGATACAAATTATCTTATGGAAAAGCAATCTATCAAGCTAAAATAACAAACAGTGATATTAATTCTAGCAGTATTGGAGATCTTGAAGGGGTAGAATTAATCATTGTCGATGAAATAGATCGCTTAAAGGTGCAGCATTTAGAACAATTGAGAGATATTTATGATCAAAATGATTTAGCAATGACCTTTGTAGGCATGCCTGGGATAGAAAAAAGATTATCACGTCACCCGCAACTCTATTCTAGAATTGGTTTTTCCCATGAATTCGACAAATTAAGTAAAGACGAAACACACCATATTTTAGAGTATAAATGGTCTGAATTAGGTATTCCAATAAAATTAGAAGACTTTTCTGATTACGAAGCAATTACTAGTATTATAAAGATTACTGGTGGTAATTTTCGTTTAATTCACCGGCTTTTTGCTCAAATCGATCGAATTTTAGAGATTAATCAATTACAATCCATTACAGTTGAAGTCGTCGAAGCTGCAAGAGACAGCCTTGTACTAGGATTAAGATAG
- a CDS encoding recombinase family protein: protein MVILNIGYARVSTGLQNLDLQEDSLKKYGCEKIFTDHLSGSKSKRPGLEAAIEYARAGDKIVVWRLDRLGRNMEDLISLVNRLNDQGVSFHSTQENITMDKSSSTGQLIFHLFAAFAEFERNLILERSAAGRAAARARGRFGGRPEKLTQQDLKLLKTLVDNGTPIKTIADKWNISRTTVYRYLEKMEKNHETK, encoded by the coding sequence TTGGTCATTTTGAATATTGGCTATGCACGAGTATCAACTGGATTACAAAATTTGGATCTTCAGGAAGACAGCCTAAAAAAATATGGTTGTGAAAAAATCTTTACAGATCATTTGAGCGGTTCGAAAAGCAAACGTCCTGGTTTAGAAGCTGCGATCGAGTATGCACGTGCCGGAGATAAAATTGTTGTTTGGCGATTAGATCGATTAGGGAGAAATATGGAGGATTTAATTTCTTTAGTTAATCGATTGAATGATCAAGGTGTGAGTTTTCATAGTACACAAGAAAATATCACCATGGATAAATCCAGTTCTACTGGTCAATTGATCTTTCATTTGTTTGCAGCCTTTGCCGAATTTGAACGAAACTTAATCTTGGAACGATCAGCAGCTGGAAGAGCAGCTGCCAGAGCAAGGGGACGTTTTGGTGGCAGACCTGAAAAACTTACACAACAAGATTTAAAATTACTGAAGACTTTAGTAGATAACGGTACACCAATTAAAACCATTGCGGACAAATGGAACATTTCTCGGACAACAGTTTATCGCTATTTAGAAAAAATGGAGAAGAATCATGAAACGAAGTGA
- a CDS encoding peptidase domain-containing ABC transporter — MKSFVFKNKRKLKPTIQVAQTECGLCCVRTILEAYGCQKKLTDLRQIKEPGRDGLGLAQLKELLIHMGMDVQTYKVKDLRAFEVVDFPVIAFWKGYHFVCIEFFSEKYVIIMDPSVGRIKISINEFQKDFSQYILVAKPNKDFEKVQKNKLDTWKKGYIWPSNMINLYIGLLMTSIILVIMTLSIPIFTQSLIDKSSYLNSISFGNIIKLLLLVMIIVIGINSFRSYLSIKISYKFNWHLLVGAFAHTLSLPAKFFTVRSPGEVIFRLNSLTRIQDVLGITLVQTFLDIISSIVILGYIFWSSWNLGIIIIILIISMFLFLIITQKYVDSATDKELREGSNVQSIQLDALASINSVKLGGYVQSYFSDWKDKFTKLLSASSKRMYIQQGVVGSVLYGMQTIFPLIILVISLHQETLGTLSLGQVIAIQSTVGMLFNYSNTIFSTLSNIMVVERYIELSEDIFDYPKESSVKSNHIMTTGSLSINNLYFQYTSDTKPALKNINLKILNGETVAFVGVSGSGKTTLAKICSSLFEPTKGNIYFSDINFERYNLDQLRKSISYIPQEAHLHNRTIIENLKLGSQLSEEKIIELCSNLEFLSFISDLPMGYNTVISEMGANLSGGQRQRIHIARAILQNPKILIMDEATSSLDNISQNSVYTELSKLECTKIVIAHRLETILNADKIIVLRNGEIVQTGHHNDLVHQLGDYKDLFNTVIEKGK; from the coding sequence ATGAAAAGTTTTGTTTTTAAAAATAAAAGAAAATTAAAGCCTACTATTCAGGTAGCTCAAACTGAATGTGGCTTATGCTGTGTACGAACTATTTTAGAAGCTTATGGATGTCAAAAAAAACTTACTGATCTTAGACAAATAAAAGAACCTGGAAGAGATGGACTAGGATTAGCTCAATTGAAAGAGTTATTAATTCATATGGGAATGGATGTTCAAACTTATAAAGTCAAAGACTTGAGAGCTTTTGAAGTTGTAGATTTTCCAGTAATTGCTTTTTGGAAAGGATATCATTTTGTATGTATAGAATTTTTCAGTGAAAAATATGTCATTATTATGGACCCGTCAGTTGGAAGAATAAAAATATCTATTAATGAATTTCAAAAAGATTTTTCTCAGTATATTTTAGTAGCTAAACCCAATAAAGATTTTGAAAAAGTACAAAAAAATAAACTAGACACTTGGAAAAAAGGTTACATTTGGCCGTCTAATATGATTAATCTCTATATAGGTTTACTAATGACTAGTATTATTTTAGTAATTATGACTTTATCTATTCCTATATTTACACAATCATTGATAGATAAGAGCAGTTATTTAAATTCTATATCATTTGGAAATATAATAAAATTGCTACTATTAGTAATGATAATAGTGATTGGTATAAATTCTTTCAGAAGTTATCTGTCGATTAAAATTAGTTACAAATTCAATTGGCATTTACTAGTTGGAGCTTTTGCACATACCTTATCATTACCTGCAAAATTTTTTACAGTACGATCTCCTGGGGAAGTTATTTTTAGATTGAATTCATTAACTAGAATTCAAGATGTATTAGGAATTACTTTGGTACAAACTTTTCTGGATATAATTAGTAGTATTGTAATACTTGGATATATTTTTTGGAGTTCTTGGAATCTGGGAATTATTATCATCATATTAATAATTTCAATGTTTTTATTTTTGATTATAACTCAAAAATACGTAGACTCTGCAACAGATAAAGAATTGCGTGAAGGGTCTAATGTTCAGAGCATCCAATTAGATGCTCTAGCTTCTATAAATAGTGTGAAGTTAGGCGGCTATGTACAGTCTTATTTTTCTGATTGGAAGGATAAGTTTACGAAACTTTTATCCGCTTCTTCAAAAAGGATGTATATTCAACAAGGTGTTGTCGGATCCGTCTTATATGGAATGCAAACTATTTTCCCTTTAATCATCCTTGTTATTAGTTTACACCAAGAAACATTAGGCACATTATCATTAGGTCAAGTAATAGCTATTCAATCGACTGTTGGAATGTTATTTAATTATTCAAATACAATATTCAGTACTCTTTCAAACATTATGGTAGTGGAAAGATATATTGAGTTATCTGAGGATATATTTGACTATCCTAAAGAATCGAGTGTTAAAAGTAACCATATTATGACGACTGGAAGTCTTTCGATAAATAATTTGTATTTTCAATATACTTCTGATACGAAACCAGCTTTGAAAAATATTAATTTAAAAATATTGAATGGAGAAACAGTTGCTTTTGTAGGTGTCTCGGGGTCAGGAAAAACAACACTAGCTAAAATCTGTAGTAGTTTATTTGAACCTACTAAAGGAAATATATATTTTTCGGATATTAATTTCGAACGATATAATCTTGATCAGTTAAGAAAATCGATCAGTTATATTCCTCAAGAGGCTCATTTGCATAATCGTACAATAATAGAAAATTTAAAATTAGGAAGTCAATTAAGTGAAGAAAAAATAATTGAATTATGTAGTAATTTAGAATTTTTATCTTTTATTTCTGATCTGCCGATGGGATACAATACTGTGATTTCTGAGATGGGAGCAAATTTATCTGGTGGACAAAGACAAAGAATTCACATAGCACGGGCAATTCTTCAAAATCCTAAAATATTAATCATGGATGAGGCCACATCATCACTAGACAATATTTCTCAAAATTCAGTATATACAGAATTATCTAAGCTAGAGTGTACCAAAATAGTAATTGCTCATCGACTTGAAACAATTCTAAATGCTGACAAAATAATCGTTCTTAGAAACGGAGAAATTGTACAAACTGGTCACCATAATGATTTAGTACACCAGCTTGGGGACTATAAGGACTTATTTAATACGGTAATTGAAAAGGGGAAATAA
- a CDS encoding class II lanthipeptide, LchA2/BrtA2 family, protein MNNDKQSESNVNLELGKYLEEDLISLTDDEVTGGGTPTITIPISIAISGWVSDKTCPTSVCTRAC, encoded by the coding sequence ATGAATAATGACAAACAAAGTGAATCAAATGTTAATTTAGAGTTGGGGAAATACTTAGAGGAAGATTTAATTTCTTTGACAGACGATGAAGTTACAGGAGGAGGAACACCAACAATTACTATCCCTATTTCTATCGCCATTTCTGGTTGGGTTTCTGATAAAACATGTCCTACAAGCGTTTGTACGAGAGCTTGTTAA
- a CDS encoding CPBP family intramembrane glutamic endopeptidase, which yields MSTKIYKIIYIVIYLFIKKIIPAVGASWDIFDSNIILFQNLFLVVLGCLLFKQDLINTLKNALTKKTFGFVIIITFTMYLIDISYAMMLSKPVAIQYYSYGFLAILQSSIIIPFIEELVYRYCFINLKGKTSVQFLWIIFSSILFSSGHLASVNYNLISLIPVFVSSLFVSYVYVYKKNIWYNIFSHSLYNFLIFGYAYILALN from the coding sequence ATGAGTACAAAAATTTACAAGATAATTTATATTGTAATATATCTTTTTATTAAAAAAATTATCCCAGCTGTAGGAGCAAGCTGGGATATTTTTGATAGTAATATTATCCTATTTCAGAATCTATTTTTAGTAGTATTGGGATGTTTACTTTTTAAACAAGATTTAATTAATACTTTAAAAAATGCTCTTACTAAAAAAACGTTTGGATTTGTAATTATAATAACCTTTACAATGTATCTAATAGATATTTCATATGCGATGATGCTTTCTAAGCCAGTTGCAATTCAATACTATTCTTACGGATTCTTAGCAATTTTACAATCAAGTATAATCATTCCTTTCATAGAAGAGCTTGTATATAGGTATTGCTTCATAAATTTGAAAGGAAAGACAAGCGTTCAATTTTTATGGATTATTTTTTCAAGTATTTTATTTTCAAGTGGTCATTTAGCAAGTGTAAATTACAATTTGATTTCACTTATTCCAGTATTTGTTTCAAGCTTATTCGTAAGCTATGTCTATGTCTATAAAAAGAATATATGGTACAACATATTTTCTCATTCATTATATAACTTTTTAATTTTTGGTTATGCTTATATTTTGGCATTAAACTGA
- a CDS encoding CHAP domain-containing protein has protein sequence MMLLNIGSVWQPKAVSAADTIIGDDYPAKWKKYPVNSEIPDSFGMYVRQCTPFVANRLSVANKFNIPRPPGNWNANVWGANARSLGYKVDMNPKRGSVAYWSAKFHVAWVAAVDGNRVLIEEYNYDYNGNYNSRWINKNAVDGYTF, from the coding sequence ATGATGCTTTTAAACATAGGCAGCGTTTGGCAGCCAAAGGCTGTCAGTGCAGCAGATACCATCATTGGAGATGATTATCCAGCAAAATGGAAAAAATATCCTGTGAATTCTGAGATACCAGATTCTTTTGGGATGTATGTTAGACAATGTACTCCTTTTGTTGCAAACCGGTTAAGTGTAGCAAACAAATTTAATATTCCGAGACCACCTGGTAATTGGAACGCAAATGTCTGGGGAGCAAATGCACGTAGTTTGGGTTATAAAGTTGATATGAACCCGAAACGTGGTTCTGTAGCTTATTGGAGTGCCAAATTTCACGTTGCTTGGGTAGCAGCTGTGGATGGGAATAGAGTTCTTATTGAAGAATATAACTATGATTATAATGGTAATTATAACTCACGTTGGATTAATAAAAATGCTGTAGATGGATATACATTTTAA
- a CDS encoding recombinase family protein yields the protein MKLGYLALYMNKSQLPELKNQLEKLTVEKIFIDSTSNKDVEITEFQHMLELIQPGDEVIFLTLDHLGKNNKEIRDRVIAIHSKKARLKVIDAEFLNFHTENQQFNELGFQLFVDLLEEIPRIKKVWNKERQLEGIQRAKEKKVYKGRQAKYSKTTSNPENRTVYFQIKDLILKGVPTTSIQNMTGANRMTIYRIKKELES from the coding sequence ATGAAACTAGGTTATTTGGCGCTATACATGAACAAATCCCAACTTCCAGAGTTAAAGAATCAATTAGAAAAATTAACGGTTGAAAAAATATTTATCGATTCGACCTCTAATAAAGACGTAGAAATAACTGAATTTCAACATATGTTAGAACTAATTCAGCCTGGAGACGAGGTTATTTTTTTAACTCTGGATCATTTAGGCAAGAATAATAAAGAAATTCGTGATCGAGTCATTGCCATTCATTCAAAAAAGGCTCGGTTGAAAGTTATTGATGCAGAATTTTTGAACTTTCATACTGAAAACCAGCAGTTTAATGAACTAGGGTTTCAATTATTCGTTGATCTTTTAGAGGAAATTCCGAGAATAAAAAAAGTTTGGAATAAAGAGCGGCAACTAGAAGGAATTCAGCGAGCAAAAGAAAAGAAAGTCTATAAAGGAAGGCAAGCAAAGTATTCCAAAACAACTTCAAATCCAGAAAATCGAACAGTTTATTTTCAGATCAAGGATTTAATCTTAAAGGGGGTTCCAACCACGTCCATTCAAAATATGACTGGGGCAAACCGTATGACTATTTATAGAATAAAGAAAGAACTGGAAAGTTAA
- a CDS encoding LMxysn_1693 family intestinal colonization protein: protein MFCLKKLFLGIVCSGFLFGILGNGVISEAAEVENVNETAANLLPEDDEFYYVIDDNSGIQTRTWAKTQSYKITKGSRTYLGTYTTNRKSTISVTVKAGPAVVNLKNEYSESGKFKKYKQNCTITVTYKRYRKVDNKYVDTKTVTSNTSYTDYERI from the coding sequence GTGTTTTGTTTGAAAAAATTATTCTTAGGTATTGTTTGTAGTGGATTTTTATTTGGGATTTTGGGCAATGGAGTTATCTCAGAGGCTGCTGAAGTAGAAAATGTTAATGAAACAGCAGCAAATTTACTTCCAGAGGATGACGAATTTTATTATGTTATTGATGACAATTCTGGTATTCAAACGAGAACGTGGGCAAAAACACAGAGTTATAAAATTACAAAAGGTAGTAGAACGTACTTAGGTACATATACTACAAATAGAAAATCTACAATAAGCGTTACAGTTAAAGCTGGTCCAGCAGTTGTGAACTTGAAAAATGAGTACTCTGAAAGTGGAAAGTTTAAAAAGTATAAACAAAATTGTACTATTACAGTAACGTATAAGAGATATAGAAAAGTTGATAACAAATATGTTGATACTAAGACAGTGACTTCAAATACTTCGTACACTGATTATGAAAGAATTTAA